One genomic segment of Helianthus annuus cultivar XRQ/B chromosome 14, HanXRQr2.0-SUNRISE, whole genome shotgun sequence includes these proteins:
- the LOC110906821 gene encoding pentatricopeptide repeat-containing protein At1g62930, chloroplastic-like, whose translation MVDHALQLFANMTEKGVLANIITYSSLIHGLCSFGREIEAAKMLIDMEEQGVSPSVATFNILVNSFCKQGSVKDAELAVQAMVRRGLNPDVITYNALIDGYCLRGEIGDAEKVLDGMVKRDIVPNIITYNSLINGYCKKKQIDKARHLFQDIQDKGFIPDVVTYSSMLQGLYDSGNPAAARELFNEMQAKGQTPTVLTYGILFHGMCKNSQTTDALALFHSLGSNELMKDIVLYNILIDGSNKCGKPNLALDLFDELLLKGLKPTVRTYTVMISVYCQGGLFGKANDLLRKMEDNGYLPDSVMYNVIVQELLKKSKCQEAENFLEEMINRGFMPDSTTFTMVLHLIPNVGKESRMRTIIQKLTTVERKDGRILNLTSRLVP comes from the coding sequence ATGGTTGATCATGCATTACAACTATTTGCCAATATGACTGAAAAGGGTGTTCTTGCAAACATCATCACTTACAGCTCTTTGATTCATGGACTGTGTAGCTTTGGTCGAGAGATAGAAGCTGCAAAAATGTTGATCGATATGGAGGAGCAAGGAGTATCTCCATCAGTGGCTACATTTAATATCTTAGTAAATTCCTTTTGCAAGCAAGGATCTGTAAAAGATGCAGAGCTTGCTGTACAAGCAATGGTACGAAGAGGTCTAAATCCAGATGTTATCACTTATAATGCATTGATTGATGGATATTGTTTACGTGGTGAAATAGGTGACGCAGAGAAAGTTCTTGATGGCATGGTGAAGAGGGATATTGTACCTAACATCATCACATACAACAGCCTGATAAATGGATATTGTAAGAAGAAGCAAATTGATAAGGCCAGGCATCTCTTTCAAGATATCCAAGACAAGGGTTTCATTCCTGATGTTGTTACTTACAGTAGCATGTTACAAGGTTTGTATGATTCAGGGAATCCTGCAGCGGCTAGAGAGCTCTTTAACGAGATGCAAGCAAAGGGCCAAACTCCAACTGTATTGACTTATGGCATCTTGTTCCATGGAATGTGTAAAAACTCCCAGACAACTGATGCATTGGCTCTCTTCCATTCGTTGGGAAGCAATGAATTGATGAAAGATATAGTGTTGTATAATATATTGATTGATGGTAGTAACAAATGTGGGAAGCCTAACTTGGCTTTGGATCTGTTTGATGAGCTTTTATTAAAAGGATTGAAACCAACTGTTAGGACATATACAGTGATGATAAGTGTGTATTGCCAAGGAGGCTTATTTGGTAAAGCGAACGATTTGCTTAGAAAGATGGAAGATAATGGTTATTTGCCTGATAGCGTTATGTACAATGTTATTGTTCAAGAGTTGTTGAAGAAATCTAAGTGTCAAGAGGCAGAGAACTTTCTGGAAGAAATGATTAACCGAGGTTTCATGCCTGATTCTACTACTTTTACGATGGTGCTACACCTAATTCCAAATGTAGGAAAGGAATCGCGTATGCGAACGATCATTCAAAAGCTAACTACTGTAGAAAGAAAAGACGGGAGAATACTTAATTTAACATCTAGGCTCGTTCCCTGA